The Streptomyces sp. NBC_01276 genome contains the following window.
ACCTCGACCGCGTGGACCGTGAAGACGGCCGTGCGTCCGTCCGCGCGGGCGACCTCGATCACGGCTCCCCGGCGCAGCGCGCCCAGGTGGTAGAAGACGGCCGGGCCGCTGGCGTCGTCGACGTGGCCCGCGATGAGGGCCGTGCCCGTCGCGCCGGGAGTGGTCCCGTCCCGGTACCAGCCCGCGAGGTCGCGGCGGGTCGGCGGGGGCACTTCGAGACCGCCGTCGCGGTCGAGGCCGAGCCCGGTCAGCGGGGCGTCGACGCGGATGGACGGGATCCGGATCCGGGTGGGCGGGGAGCCGGTGAGCGGGGCGATGGCCCCCGGGTAGCGGTCCTGCGTGCTCAGCGCCTCGGCGGGGGAGGGCAGCGGGGGCCCGACGGGCTCACGGGAGCCGCTGGTCACGAGCCAGATGCCGATGCAGGCGGCGACCGCGACCAGCCCGGCGGGACCGCGCCGTCCGGTCGGACCCCGGCCGGCCGCGAGGCGCCCGCGCGGGCGCCGGAAGCCGCCGTGCATGCCTACCCCCTCGTCGTGCCGTTCCGTTCCGTGGGTTGCCGTTCGGAGGACTGGCCGTCGCCCGGCCCCGCGAACGGGGGGGACCTCGCGGGGCGGGCGACGGGGGGCGGTACCGGTCGGACCGCGGCCGGGGCCGCGGTGGGCGCCCGTCAGCTCCGCGTGCCGCTCGCCCGGCGACGCAGGAGCCAGGTACCGCCGACGGCGGCCGCGGCCAGGGCGACCGCTCCCGCCGTGATCTTGGCGGGGTCGGTGGTGGTGGTCGTGCCACCGCCCACCCCGGTGTGCACGTGGCCCTGCGGGCCGTGCTCGGTGACGACCAGGTCACCGGTGGCGAACTTGCCGTTCGCGCAGGTCGCGCCGATGCCGTAGGTGCCCGGCCGGAGGCCGTGGTCGACCCGGAACTGTCCCTCGACCACTTCCTTGTGCGTGCCGGGGACCAGCTTGAAACGCCCTCCGCCGACGGTGCTGGCGTCTCCCTCGGCGAGGCTGCCCGAGCCGCAGGCCTTGGTGTTCACGGTGACCGTGGCGCCCGGGGTGGCGGACTTCGGCCAGACCTCCAGCACGGCGAAGTCCCCGGGTGCGAATCCGGCCATGCCGAGGTCCGCGGCGGCCACCGCTCCGGCGACCGGGCCGGCGAAGGCGACGGCGGTCAGCGCGGTGGCGGTGAGCACGTGGGCGGTGCTGCGGCGCATGGGTACTCCTGGGGACACGGGGTCGTGTTCCGAGGAAAACCGGCCGGTCCGGCGCGCGCCTGCTGAAGCATCGTCAGATTTCGCGCGAGGTGACCCGCGGGACGGGATCCGTGCACGTCAGACCCCCTGGAAGGGCATCAGGGTGCCCCCACCCCGTCCGGGTGACGGGCCCCTTCCTCAGGCCCGCGGAAGGGTCACCGTGGCTGCCGCGCCCGAGGGGTCCGGGTTCGACAGGGTCACGGCGGCGCCGATCACCTGGGCCTGGCCGAAGGCGATGGTCAGGCCGAGCCCCGTGCCCTGGCCGCGCTCCGCCGCACCCGTCTTGAACCGCTGCGGGCCCTCCCGCAGCAGGCTCTCGGGGAAGCCCGGCCCGTGGTCCCGTACGGTCACCGAGGCCCCGGACACCGTCACCGTGATCGGGCCGGCCCCGTGCCGACGGGCGTTGAGCAGCAGGTTCGTCAGGATCCGCTCCAGGCGCCGGGCGTCCGTCCGCACCAGCGCGCCGGCGCCCGCACGGCCGTCCGTCCGGCGGCCCGTCCCCTCGTCCGTGCGGCCGTACGTCCGGTCCCGCGCACACCCGGCCGGCCGCTCGTCGGGCGCGCAGTTCCGCCGCTCGTCGGGCCCGCCGTCCGGCCGCCCGTCCGGCCCGCCGCCCGCCGCGCCGGCCCGTACGTCCTCCGTGCCCGACAGCCGTGCGCTCACGCCCGAGCGCCGCGTGATCGAGGCGACCAGCGGCCCCAGCCGGTGCTCCTCCAGCTGCGCCTCCTCCCGGTTCGCGTCGAGCCGGGCCACCTCCAGCAGGTCCTCCGTCAGCGTGCGCAGCGCTCCCACCCGGTCGCGCACCAGCTCCGTCGGCCGTCCGGGAGGCAGCAGCTCGGCCGCCGTGTGCAGCCCCGTCAGCGGGGTGCGCAGTTCGTGCGCCACGTCCGCCGTGAACCGCTGCTCGGCCTCCAGTCGCTGCTGCAGGCTCGCCGCCATCGTGTCGACCGCCGAGGACAGCTCGGCGACCTCGTCGCGGCTCCCCGGGACCCCCGAGGCCCCGATCCGCGCGTCCAGGTCGCCCGCGCTGATCCGCCGGGCCGTCTCCGCGGCCGACCGCAGGTCCTTGCTGAGCCGGCTGGCCAGCAGCGCCCCGCCCACCGCGGAGAGCGCCACCACGCCGGTCCCGGACGCGATCAGCTGCCCGTCCAGCTCCGCCAGTTCGGCCTGCTCGGCGGTGAGCGCCTGCCGCACCGTCAGCACCCGGCCGCCGCCCACCGGCCGCGCCGCCCACACCGCCGGGTGCGGTCCGGACAGGTCGAGATAGGTGCTCCGCCGTCCGGCCAGGGCGGCCTCGCGCAGCGGCGCCGGCATGCCGGGGCAGTCGATCCGGGCGTGGGCCTCCCCGACCTTGTCGAAGTCGAGCCGGCCGGTGAGTTCGTAGACCTGCCGTACGCGGACCAGCTGCTCGGTGGCGCTCTTGCGGGCCGCGTCGGCCACCTGGCGCACCCGTGCCTGGTGGATCAGGACGCCGATGGTGACCGCGACCAGCGAGCAGCCGACGGCCAGCAGCACGGCGATCTTCCAGCGCAGTCCCAGGGCCCGCAGCGGCCGCCGGCCGCGGGCCGGCAGGACCCTCACCGCGGGGCCGGCCCGTCCGTGCCGGCGCGTTCCGAGGGACCGGGGGACCCGGGGCCGCGGCTCGGGCAGGACGTGTTGAAGTGCCGTTCGTCGCTGACCACCGTCATCCGTTCGCCGTCCCAGCGGTAGCGGACGGCCTGCTCGGATCC
Protein-coding sequences here:
- a CDS encoding class F sortase; protein product: MHGGFRRPRGRLAAGRGPTGRRGPAGLVAVAACIGIWLVTSGSREPVGPPLPSPAEALSTQDRYPGAIAPLTGSPPTRIRIPSIRVDAPLTGLGLDRDGGLEVPPPTRRDLAGWYRDGTTPGATGTALIAGHVDDASGPAVFYHLGALRRGAVIEVARADGRTAVFTVHAVEVYDAKAFPDARVYGPSPRAELRVITCGGDFSPRTGYQGNVVVFAHLTGTY
- a CDS encoding ATP-binding protein yields the protein MRVLPARGRRPLRALGLRWKIAVLLAVGCSLVAVTIGVLIHQARVRQVADAARKSATEQLVRVRQVYELTGRLDFDKVGEAHARIDCPGMPAPLREAALAGRRSTYLDLSGPHPAVWAARPVGGGRVLTVRQALTAEQAELAELDGQLIASGTGVVALSAVGGALLASRLSKDLRSAAETARRISAGDLDARIGASGVPGSRDEVAELSSAVDTMAASLQQRLEAEQRFTADVAHELRTPLTGLHTAAELLPPGRPTELVRDRVGALRTLTEDLLEVARLDANREEAQLEEHRLGPLVASITRRSGVSARLSGTEDVRAGAAGGGPDGRPDGGPDERRNCAPDERPAGCARDRTYGRTDEGTGRRTDGRAGAGALVRTDARRLERILTNLLLNARRHGAGPITVTVSGASVTVRDHGPGFPESLLREGPQRFKTGAAERGQGTGLGLTIAFGQAQVIGAAVTLSNPDPSGAAATVTLPRA